The following are encoded together in the Osmia lignaria lignaria isolate PbOS001 chromosome 6, iyOsmLign1, whole genome shotgun sequence genome:
- the Eh gene encoding eclosion hormone, which yields MNTSTRILLVLFVAYATVFVLAAGNTPFDRAIGVCIRNCAQCKKMFGPYFLGQKCADSCVKYKGKLIPDCEDEVSIQPFLQALDSEY from the exons ATGAATACATCAACTCGCATTCTCCTGGTGCTCTTCGTAGCCTATGCCACGGTCTTCGTGCTCGCTGCGGGAAACACTCCTTTCGATCGAGCCATAG GCGTTTGCATCAGAAACTGTGCCCAGTGCAAGAAAATGTTCGGACCGTACTTCCTGGGCCAGAAATGCGCCGATTCCTGCGTGAAGTACAAAGGAAAGCTCATCCCCGACTGCGAGGATGAGGTTTCGATTCAACCGTTCCTCCAGGCTCTCGATAGCGAATATTGA